One window of the Pyrus communis chromosome 17, drPyrComm1.1, whole genome shotgun sequence genome contains the following:
- the LOC137721895 gene encoding protein LURP-one-related 5-like, with protein MSRIHPAASFKERVQYQVEDVHVPPSVLTVWKRSSMSFQGTDGFTVFDDRGILTFRVDNYSRKNCCVRGGLVLMDGAGRALLTLKPQMLSLQDQWNAYRGEDGCGKNPKSSRVFTMKSGSNLFGSRNKSEAAEVFMGGPTSSNSAPDFIVEGCFRRRNCKIRDCSGELVATVSRKRVNNSVLLENDVFSLEVQPGFDLELIMGFVIVLDRICGKTFTPIFCS; from the exons ATGTCGAGGATACATCCGGCCGCGTCGTTCAAAGAAAGGGTTCAGTATCAGGTGGAAGATGTTCATGTGCCTCCGTCTGTGCTCACTGTGTGGAAGAGATCTAGCATGAGTTTCCAGGGAACTGATGGATTTACAGTGTTTGACGATCGCGGAATTCTAACTTTTCGAGTAGACAATTATTCAAGGAAGAACTGTTGCGTTAGAGGAGGGCTTGTCCTCATGGATGGAGCTGGAAGAGCCTTACTAACCCTCAAACCCCAG ATGTTGAGCTTGCAAGATCAATGGAATGCATATAGAGGAGAAGATGGATGTGGAAAGAACCCTAAATCTAGCAGAGTCTTCACCATGAAAAGTGGATCAAATCTTTTTGGCAGCAGAAATAAAAGCGAAGCAGCAGAGGTGTTCATGGGAGGGCCCACAAGCTCAAATAGTGCACCAGATTTCATAGTTGAAGGTTGTTTTAGGAGAAGAAACTGCAAAATCAGAGATTGCAGTGGAGAACTTGTGGCCACTGTGTCTAGAAAACGAGTAAATAATTCAGTCTTGCTTGAAAACGATGTGTTCAGCTTGGAGGTGCAACCTGGATTTGATCTTGAATTAATTATGGGTTTTGTAATTGTTTTGGATCGGATTTGTGGGAAGACATTTACCCCGATTTTTTGTTCTTGA